A genomic segment from Polyangium mundeleinium encodes:
- a CDS encoding sigma-54 interaction domain-containing protein, with protein sequence MEMSEFVIGESAGLKPVMERVLQVASTDAPVLVLGETGSGKEVIARAIHARSRRAKGPVVRVNCGAIPSELIDSELFGHERGAFTGAVGTRKGWFERADGGTLFLDEVGELPRAAQVRLLRVLQESTIERVGGHETIHVDVRIVAATHRHLESMVAEGTFREDLWYRLSVFPIRLPALRDHMEDLPALAAFFAERAGKRLGGPGLTPTAADLDLLRRYTWPGNVRELATVIERGAILGNGKRLELAAALGSPIMKPPSRPPPSAAFHDAEEIVTLDEATAAHIRRALAARGGRIEGPFGAARLLGINPHTLRARMRKLGIEWSRFREPSAGPTSMQPNR encoded by the coding sequence ATGGAAATGAGCGAGTTCGTGATCGGAGAATCCGCCGGGCTCAAGCCGGTGATGGAGCGCGTCCTTCAGGTGGCGTCCACGGACGCGCCGGTGCTCGTGCTGGGCGAGACCGGCTCCGGGAAGGAGGTCATCGCGCGGGCCATCCACGCGCGCTCGCGACGCGCGAAGGGCCCCGTGGTGCGCGTCAATTGCGGCGCCATTCCCTCGGAGCTCATCGATTCGGAGCTCTTCGGCCACGAGCGCGGGGCATTCACCGGCGCCGTGGGCACGCGCAAAGGCTGGTTCGAGCGCGCGGACGGCGGCACGCTTTTCCTGGACGAGGTCGGCGAGTTGCCGCGCGCGGCGCAGGTGCGCCTCCTGCGCGTGCTCCAGGAGAGCACGATCGAGCGGGTCGGCGGGCACGAGACGATCCACGTGGACGTGCGTATCGTCGCGGCCACCCACCGCCACCTCGAAAGCATGGTGGCCGAAGGAACGTTCCGGGAAGACCTCTGGTATCGCCTGAGCGTCTTCCCCATTCGATTGCCCGCGCTGCGGGATCACATGGAGGACCTGCCGGCGCTCGCGGCGTTTTTCGCCGAGCGCGCGGGCAAACGCCTCGGCGGCCCCGGGCTCACACCGACGGCCGCCGACCTCGACTTGCTCCGTCGATACACGTGGCCGGGCAACGTGCGTGAGCTCGCGACCGTGATCGAACGCGGCGCGATCCTCGGCAATGGCAAGCGGCTCGAGCTCGCGGCCGCGCTCGGCAGCCCGATCATGAAGCCACCCTCGCGCCCTCCCCCCTCGGCGGCGTTCCACGACGCGGAGGAAATCGTGACGCTCGACGAGGCAACGGCCGCGCACATTCGACGCGCCCTCGCCGCGCGCGGCGGCCGCATCGAAGGCCCGTTCGGCGCGGCGCGCCTGCTCGGCATCAACCCGCACACGCTGCGCGCGCGCATGCGCAAGCTCGGCATCGAGTGGTCGCGGTTCCGCGAGCCTTCCGCGGGACCCACCTCGATGCAGCCGAATCGATAG
- a CDS encoding sulfate/molybdate ABC transporter ATP-binding protein, with protein MSIRIQGVSKNFGGFRALDDVSLDVPSGSLLALLGPSGSGKTTLLRIIAGLEVADRGTVLHHDENITEYDARDRKVGFVFQHYALFRHMTIAENVGYGLRVRGVPKQERQTRVDELLKLIRLEGLGSRYPAQLSGGQRQRVALARALAAQPNVLLLDEPFGALDAKVRTELRQWLRKLHEEIQVTSVFVTHDQEEAFEVADHVVIMNEGRIEQVGTPAEVFERPANAFVMDFLGNVNVFHGRVERGRAVVSGLTVAYPEYPHPEARDAAVYVRPHELEVERSPTEAGSLAAKVLHVNPTGSRTKVELRALDSNQLINVELTPERFTELGLKSGDTVHVAPRKVRVFVPDYEI; from the coding sequence ATGAGCATCCGCATCCAGGGCGTATCGAAGAACTTCGGCGGCTTCCGGGCCCTCGACGACGTCAGCCTCGACGTCCCGAGCGGCTCGCTCCTCGCCCTGCTCGGCCCATCCGGCTCGGGAAAAACCACGCTCTTGCGAATCATCGCGGGCCTGGAGGTCGCCGACCGGGGCACGGTCCTGCACCACGACGAGAACATCACCGAATACGACGCACGTGATCGAAAGGTGGGCTTCGTCTTCCAGCATTATGCCCTGTTCCGGCACATGACGATCGCCGAGAACGTCGGGTACGGGCTGCGCGTACGCGGGGTGCCCAAGCAGGAGAGACAAACCCGGGTCGACGAGCTCCTCAAGTTGATCCGCCTCGAAGGCCTTGGATCGCGGTATCCGGCGCAGCTCTCCGGCGGGCAGCGGCAACGCGTCGCCCTCGCCCGCGCGCTCGCAGCGCAGCCGAATGTCCTTTTGCTCGACGAGCCATTCGGCGCGCTCGACGCCAAGGTCCGCACGGAGCTCCGGCAATGGCTCCGCAAGCTCCACGAGGAAATTCAAGTCACGAGCGTCTTCGTGACGCACGACCAGGAAGAGGCCTTCGAGGTCGCCGATCACGTGGTCATCATGAACGAAGGCCGCATCGAGCAGGTGGGCACGCCGGCCGAGGTGTTCGAACGCCCGGCGAATGCGTTCGTCATGGACTTCCTCGGCAACGTCAACGTGTTCCACGGCCGCGTCGAGCGTGGTCGGGCCGTCGTCTCCGGCCTCACGGTGGCCTATCCCGAGTATCCGCACCCCGAGGCGCGCGACGCCGCCGTGTACGTGCGTCCGCACGAGCTCGAAGTCGAGCGGAGCCCCACCGAGGCAGGCAGCCTCGCGGCGAAGGTCCTGCACGTGAATCCGACGGGATCCCGAACCAAGGTGGAGCTCCGCGCGCTGGACTCGAACCAATTGATCAACGTGGAGCTCACGCCCGAGCGTTTCACCGAGCTCGGCTTGAAATCGGGCGACACCGTCCACGTCGCGCCGCGCAAGGTCCGCGTGTTCGTGCCCGATTACGAGATCTGA
- a CDS encoding porin has translation MESYCAFVMGAALGLPGSAAAVEPKPPVEISGSPGNGVTVKVGDVFSFNARSRIQLRYQINVPPADDQGERDFQQIVNIGTARLWFSGHVYRPELTYMIQLAIAGRDYRDGATSPIFDAYIDWKIHRDFHVRAGQFFVPFDRLRTVREFALQMADRPVPVGELTLDRDAGITLYSENFLGKESPVAWRLSAFGGGGTNLTTSREPGALLVGRLELRPLGKIDDDSEGDLERRRKPAVALGGAFAANYNTNRLRSTTGATFLGGTTDYLHAAADLVFKWRGFALQGEYLWKRADVDRIESTDEDGNPRTEYTRSGQGTVFQASYVFDPPIEIVARFSRLYAFGGTDPKLVSEVQSRGQEVGVGLNYYFNKHKMKLQADWIARMPHDFDFEKANHAAHLQLDAMF, from the coding sequence TTGGAATCGTATTGCGCCTTCGTGATGGGAGCGGCGCTCGGGCTGCCCGGGAGCGCCGCCGCGGTGGAGCCGAAGCCTCCGGTGGAGATATCCGGCTCCCCCGGCAATGGGGTGACGGTGAAGGTCGGGGACGTCTTCTCGTTCAATGCCCGGAGCCGGATCCAGCTCCGCTACCAGATCAACGTGCCTCCTGCGGATGATCAGGGCGAACGGGATTTCCAGCAGATCGTCAACATCGGGACGGCGCGCCTCTGGTTCTCTGGCCACGTCTATCGGCCCGAGCTGACCTACATGATTCAGCTCGCCATTGCTGGACGTGACTATCGTGACGGCGCGACGTCACCGATCTTCGACGCATACATCGACTGGAAGATCCACCGCGATTTTCATGTCCGAGCCGGGCAGTTTTTCGTTCCGTTCGATCGATTGCGGACGGTGCGCGAGTTCGCGTTGCAGATGGCCGACAGGCCGGTGCCGGTCGGCGAGCTGACGCTCGATCGCGACGCGGGCATCACGTTGTATTCGGAGAATTTCCTCGGGAAAGAGTCTCCCGTCGCCTGGCGGCTCAGCGCATTCGGCGGAGGCGGGACGAACCTCACCACGTCGAGGGAGCCCGGCGCGCTGCTCGTGGGACGGCTCGAGCTCCGCCCGCTCGGCAAGATCGACGATGACTCCGAAGGAGACCTCGAGCGCCGGAGAAAGCCGGCCGTGGCCCTCGGCGGCGCTTTCGCGGCGAACTACAACACGAACCGATTGCGGAGCACGACGGGCGCGACGTTCCTCGGCGGGACGACGGATTACCTGCACGCCGCGGCGGATCTCGTGTTCAAATGGCGCGGATTCGCGCTCCAGGGCGAATATTTGTGGAAACGCGCGGATGTGGATCGGATCGAGTCCACGGACGAGGATGGAAACCCGCGCACGGAGTACACGCGTTCGGGCCAGGGCACGGTCTTTCAGGCGTCGTACGTGTTCGATCCGCCGATCGAGATCGTGGCGCGGTTTTCACGATTGTACGCGTTCGGCGGGACGGATCCGAAGCTCGTCTCCGAGGTCCAGAGCCGCGGGCAGGAGGTCGGCGTCGGGCTCAACTATTACTTCAACAAGCACAAGATGAAGCTGCAAGCCGACTGGATCGCCCGGATGCCGCACGACTTCGATTTCGAGAAGGCGAACCACGCGGCCCACCTCCAGCTCGACGCGATGTTTTGA
- a CDS encoding 6-phosphofructokinase, whose product MTNLVEFGTPAAMPPSERRLLLVFDGGNAPGYASVAVALTEEASRRGYEVWAATEGFRSLTPDATNEPRFERLIVSRRERYALLAKGIPARSMGRRVLDAGSDFRSERYLGFHDVQKRRAAAETLRTQGFSHLVGVGGNGTFEGLRALLGEISPRVPTGFVNVSIDNDLAGDRAIGFLTGVEAGSTIARGLYEDAYTHKRIYLLEMMGNRSGRHALHCGVAARAHLIVLPFFQFPEAVLRETAEALSRADYALVVVAEGYERERRAREMPGASASEFLRRQLEAAGLADSAQKRVIAEPFSRYLRGVRPAFLEISAAYVKASLLFDAFEEGRTEIMPFVLASNDVGVRPFHLIAREDRVERAFLPLLARLQIPGFSTWIRDNFTSEKTSL is encoded by the coding sequence ATGACGAACCTCGTGGAGTTCGGGACGCCTGCCGCGATGCCGCCGTCGGAGCGGCGTCTGCTTCTCGTGTTCGACGGGGGGAACGCGCCGGGATACGCGTCGGTCGCCGTCGCGCTCACCGAGGAGGCTTCGCGCCGCGGCTACGAGGTATGGGCCGCGACCGAGGGCTTCCGCTCGCTCACGCCCGACGCGACGAACGAGCCGCGCTTCGAGCGGCTCATCGTGAGCCGCCGCGAGCGCTACGCCCTGCTCGCCAAGGGCATCCCGGCCCGCAGCATGGGCCGCCGCGTCCTCGACGCCGGCAGCGACTTCCGCAGCGAGCGGTACCTCGGCTTCCACGATGTGCAAAAACGCCGCGCCGCCGCGGAGACCTTGCGAACCCAGGGGTTTTCCCACCTCGTCGGCGTGGGCGGCAATGGTACGTTCGAGGGCCTGCGCGCGCTGCTCGGCGAAATTTCCCCGCGGGTGCCGACGGGCTTCGTGAATGTCTCGATCGACAACGATCTCGCCGGCGATCGCGCGATCGGCTTCCTCACGGGCGTCGAGGCGGGCTCGACGATCGCCCGCGGGCTCTACGAGGATGCCTACACGCACAAGCGGATCTACCTGCTCGAGATGATGGGCAACCGGAGCGGCCGGCACGCGCTGCACTGCGGCGTGGCGGCGCGCGCGCACCTCATCGTGCTGCCGTTTTTCCAGTTCCCGGAGGCCGTGCTGCGCGAGACCGCCGAGGCGCTGTCGCGGGCCGACTACGCGCTCGTCGTGGTGGCCGAGGGCTACGAGCGCGAGCGGCGGGCGCGGGAGATGCCCGGCGCGTCGGCGAGCGAGTTCCTCCGGCGGCAGCTCGAAGCGGCGGGGCTCGCCGATTCGGCGCAGAAGCGCGTGATCGCCGAGCCGTTCAGCCGGTACCTGCGCGGCGTGCGGCCCGCGTTCCTGGAGATCTCGGCGGCGTACGTCAAGGCGTCGCTGCTCTTCGACGCGTTCGAGGAGGGCCGGACGGAGATCATGCCGTTCGTGCTCGCGTCGAACGACGTCGGCGTGCGCCCGTTCCACCTCATCGCGCGGGAAGACCGCGTGGAGCGAGCGTTCCTGCCGCTGCTCGCGCGGCTCCAGATCCCCGGCTTCTCCACGTGGATCCGGGACAATTTCACGAGCGAGAAGACCAGTCTCTGA
- a CDS encoding HAD family hydrolase, translating into MATKCIILDFDGTFTDVEREAAPFVEVYREAVFDLLGREDAAVWEERAAEIARNPGRYGWIHDGRIVAPAGADPYIRSTSIAQLLFEKYGVLRGEATRTAVLTVLYHLAYERTLTAFRPRAKEVLEALAASGVPTFVVTNARTEAALKKLRTLGPEGLSKIEVHGDARKYVVAEPETEDARFSRVPAEILLPGLERPVYPRRGRYWEKLAHILQTTNVAPEEVLVCGDIYELDLALPLALGMQVHMVTGPRAPAAHEVAFFESLGARASHGDDLGQILARAGLSG; encoded by the coding sequence GTGGCAACGAAATGCATCATCCTCGATTTCGACGGCACGTTCACCGACGTCGAGCGAGAAGCCGCCCCGTTCGTGGAGGTGTACCGGGAGGCGGTCTTTGATCTCCTCGGTCGAGAAGATGCCGCCGTCTGGGAAGAGCGCGCCGCCGAGATCGCGCGAAATCCAGGCCGTTACGGCTGGATCCACGACGGGCGTATCGTCGCGCCCGCCGGGGCCGATCCATACATCCGCTCGACGAGCATCGCGCAGCTCCTCTTCGAGAAGTACGGCGTCCTGCGCGGCGAAGCGACCCGCACGGCCGTGCTCACGGTCCTGTATCACCTCGCCTACGAGCGCACGCTGACCGCGTTCCGGCCGCGCGCGAAGGAGGTCCTCGAAGCCCTCGCGGCGTCGGGCGTGCCGACGTTCGTCGTCACGAACGCGCGCACGGAGGCGGCGCTGAAGAAGCTGCGGACGCTCGGGCCCGAAGGGCTCTCGAAGATCGAGGTGCACGGCGACGCGCGCAAGTACGTGGTGGCCGAGCCCGAGACGGAAGACGCGCGGTTCTCGCGGGTGCCCGCCGAGATCCTCCTGCCGGGCCTCGAGCGCCCGGTGTATCCGCGGCGCGGTCGCTACTGGGAGAAGCTCGCGCACATCCTGCAAACGACGAACGTCGCGCCCGAGGAGGTGCTCGTCTGCGGAGACATCTACGAGCTGGATCTCGCGCTGCCGCTCGCGCTCGGCATGCAGGTGCACATGGTCACGGGCCCACGCGCGCCCGCGGCGCACGAGGTCGCTTTCTTCGAGTCGCTTGGCGCGCGCGCGAGCCACGGCGACGATCTCGGGCAGATCCTCGCGCGGGCCGGGCTCTCCGGGTAA
- a CDS encoding sulfate ABC transporter permease: MTVETAEVRDALRTRSAATKIRRAQQDPAWLRWSLIGLAVAVVGVLIVLPVLHVFAGALAEGAGVYWKNLVEDPDTRHAIGLTLTVVPIAVAANVVFGVAAAWAIARFSFPGRTLLTALIDLPFSVSPVVAGLMFVLIFGLQGYFGAFLRRDGYAIMPYLVSALLVLLLAVAYFVFRPSHPRARRGLWKTPPLGLALAGATVFVLLVLGQQALDVWPANQNLKIIFATPGLVLATAFVTFPFVARELIPVMNAIGADEELAALSLGANGWQMFWHVTVPNVKWGLVYGIILCNARAMGEFGAVYVVSGHIAGETDTMPLRIEKLFQEYNMPGSFAVASVLTLLAIVTLIVKRKLEDRIPASEQGRTGAHP; the protein is encoded by the coding sequence ATGACCGTTGAGACGGCGGAGGTCCGCGACGCGCTTCGAACGAGGTCCGCGGCGACGAAAATCCGGCGGGCGCAGCAGGATCCCGCGTGGCTGCGATGGAGCCTCATCGGGCTCGCCGTCGCCGTGGTCGGCGTGCTCATCGTCCTTCCCGTGCTCCACGTGTTCGCCGGGGCGCTGGCCGAGGGCGCGGGTGTGTACTGGAAAAACCTCGTCGAGGATCCCGACACGCGCCACGCCATCGGCCTGACGCTCACGGTCGTGCCCATCGCGGTAGCGGCGAACGTCGTCTTCGGCGTCGCGGCGGCCTGGGCGATCGCGCGGTTTTCCTTCCCGGGACGAACCCTGCTCACGGCCCTGATCGACCTGCCCTTCTCGGTCTCCCCCGTCGTCGCCGGGCTCATGTTCGTGCTGATCTTCGGCCTCCAAGGGTATTTCGGAGCCTTCCTGCGCCGCGACGGTTACGCGATCATGCCGTACCTCGTCTCGGCCCTCCTCGTCCTCCTCCTCGCCGTCGCCTATTTCGTCTTTCGGCCAAGCCACCCGCGCGCGCGACGTGGCCTTTGGAAAACGCCTCCCCTCGGCTTGGCGCTCGCGGGCGCCACGGTGTTCGTGTTGCTCGTCCTCGGGCAGCAGGCCCTCGACGTGTGGCCCGCGAACCAAAACCTCAAGATCATCTTCGCCACGCCGGGGCTCGTCCTGGCAACCGCCTTCGTCACGTTTCCTTTCGTGGCGCGGGAGCTCATCCCCGTGATGAATGCCATCGGCGCGGACGAGGAGCTCGCGGCGCTGAGCCTCGGGGCAAACGGCTGGCAGATGTTCTGGCACGTCACGGTGCCGAACGTGAAATGGGGGCTCGTGTACGGCATCATTCTGTGCAACGCCCGCGCCATGGGCGAGTTTGGCGCGGTGTACGTGGTCTCCGGCCACATCGCCGGGGAGACCGACACCATGCCGCTCCGGATCGAGAAGTTGTTCCAGGAGTACAACATGCCGGGATCGTTCGCGGTCGCGTCCGTGCTGACGCTACTCGCCATTGTGACGCTCATCGTCAAACGGAAGCTCGAAGATCGCATCCCGGCCTCCGAGCAAGGCCGCACGGGGGCGCATCCATGA
- the cysT gene encoding sulfate ABC transporter permease subunit CysT: protein MASVNRRVLPGFSLTLGYTVFYLGLLVLLPIAAVFVKAGSLSLHDFLGAVWTERARAAYLLTFGTSFLAALTNVVLGALIAWVLTRYTFPGKRILDSLVDLPLALPTAVGGLVYASLYVENGWLGRFLVPLGIRGAYTRLGIVLVLVFVGLPFVVRTVQPVLEDLDPEAEEASSSLGATRWQTFAFVILPTLYPALITGFALAFARSIGEYGSVVFISGNMPFKTEIAPILIVARLEEFAYGEATAIAVVLLVISFSMLLVVNLLESWSRRHDR, encoded by the coding sequence TACGGTCTTTTACCTCGGCCTCCTCGTGCTCCTGCCGATCGCGGCCGTCTTCGTCAAGGCCGGGTCGCTCTCGCTGCACGATTTCTTGGGCGCGGTATGGACCGAACGCGCGCGCGCCGCCTATCTCCTCACCTTCGGGACCTCGTTCCTCGCCGCGCTCACGAACGTCGTCCTCGGCGCACTCATCGCCTGGGTGCTCACGCGGTACACGTTCCCGGGCAAACGTATCCTCGACAGCCTCGTCGACCTGCCCCTGGCGCTTCCGACCGCGGTCGGCGGGCTCGTGTACGCGAGCCTTTACGTGGAAAACGGCTGGCTCGGCCGATTTCTCGTCCCCCTCGGGATCCGCGGCGCGTACACGAGGCTCGGGATCGTGCTCGTCCTGGTCTTCGTCGGCCTGCCTTTCGTGGTGCGGACCGTGCAACCCGTCCTGGAAGACCTCGACCCGGAAGCCGAAGAAGCCTCGTCCTCGCTGGGCGCGACGCGCTGGCAAACGTTCGCCTTCGTGATCCTTCCGACGCTGTATCCCGCATTGATCACGGGGTTTGCCCTCGCGTTTGCTCGCTCCATCGGCGAATACGGCTCGGTCGTCTTCATCTCGGGCAACATGCCGTTCAAGACCGAGATCGCTCCGATTTTGATCGTCGCCCGCCTGGAGGAGTTTGCTTATGGCGAGGCGACGGCCATAGCGGTCGTGCTGCTCGTCATTTCGTTCTCGATGCTGCTCGTGGTAAACCTCCTGGAGAGCTGGAGCCGGCGCCATGACCGTTGA